In Nostoc edaphicum CCNP1411, the sequence TATCTACCGCTTGCTTGGCTCAAGAACATTGAGCAGTCCATTGTCAAAAAACAGTTGATTTTGAGGCCAGACACACCTTTGTCGCAAATCCCGGCATTGAGGAAAATAGCGATCGCCCCCATGCGATCGAGTTGCACAGCCTTTTTCAGGATAGTCCCGCAAGTGGAAGGCAACTCATGTCAGGCATAAGCCCATTTCCTCTTTCTACAAAGCAACCGCCACTGATTCTAGTGGCTGATGATGACAAGACCATCCGAGTGTTGTTGCGTAAAGCTATGGAACAAGAAGGTTATCGAGTGGTCGAAGTCAATGATGGTAAGCAATGTTTAGATGCTTACGAGGCTATCAAACCAGATATAGTTTTGCTAGATGCTGTAATGCCTGTAATGGATGGCTTTACCTGCTGTAAGCACTTGCTCCAAATTGCCAGAAATAATTTAATATCAGCCCTTGCAAATTTTGATACTAACTCGACACTTAAAAATACGGTTATATCCAAGATATGGGAGCGCACTCCCATCTTGATGATCACATGCTTGGATGATGAGGAATCTGTAAATCGTGCTTTTGACGCTGGGGCGACTGATTATGTAACTAAGCCAATTCACTGGCCTGTATTGCGCCAGCGGTTGCGCCGACTGCTACAGCAAGCGCAAGTATACAAACAATTAGAGGCGGCAAACCAAGCTTTGCATCACCTTGCCAATGTAGATGGCTTAACTGAGTTGGCTAATCGTCGCCGCTTTGACGATTATCTTAATACTCAGTGGATTAACCTCGCACAAGAGGGATCTCCTTTGTCAATGATTTTGTGTGATATCGATTTTTTTAAATTTTATAACGATAGATATGGTCATCCGGCTGGGGATGTCTGTTTACAAAAAGTCGGTGCTGTCTTAAGCCTTAAGGTACAAAAACATCAGGATTTAGTAGCGCGTTATGGTGGCGAAGAATTTGCTGTGATTATGCCACACACCCCTGCATCTGGTGCAGTTCATGTTGCCTCTGTGATACAAGCCGGAGTTAAAGATTTGCAAATTGTTCATGACGGATCTGCGGTGAGTCAATATGTCACTCTTAGTATGGGCGTAGCGACTGTTGTTCCTAATTGGGAATCCTCACCTTCAGATTTGATCGTGATGGCAGATAAGGCACTTTATCAAGCAAAGGCTGGGGGGCGCGATCGCTTTATCTCAAGTTCTTAATTGTCATTTGTCATTAGTCATTGGTCATTTGTCAATACCCAATACCTAAGAAGGATAAACTGGCAGTGTGAAGTGAAACCATGCTCCATTATTGGGAGCAGAGTCCACCCAAATTTGACCATAATGTGCTAGCACGATGCGTTGGCATAGACAAAGACCAATGCCGTAACCTTCTGTGCCTTCATCCCGTTGCAGTCGGAAGTGATTTTCAAAAATGCGATCGCGATTTTCTACAGGAATACCAGGCCCAGTATCGCCAATACTAAACTGAACTTTTTGCGTAGTGCGGTGCAATCCGGCGACGCTAATTTTGCCACCTTCTGGGGTGTATTTGATGGCATTATCCAACAGATTCACTAGCACTTGCCGGATGCGTTCTGGGTCAGCATATACATAGGGCAAGTCATTGGGAATATCCGTTTCTACTTCTTGGGATTTGGCGGTGTAGCGATCGCACAATTCTTCCAGTACATCTAAACATAGTTTACCTAGCTGTACTTTTTGTGGTAAAATTGGAAACTCCGTATCTTTTCCACGACCCACCTGTAAAAGGTCGGCAATCATCCGATCAATGACTTTAGTTTGATTACGGGCTTGTTTTAATAGATGCGC encodes:
- a CDS encoding response regulator, giving the protein MSGISPFPLSTKQPPLILVADDDKTIRVLLRKAMEQEGYRVVEVNDGKQCLDAYEAIKPDIVLLDAVMPVMDGFTCCKHLLQIARNNLISALANFDTNSTLKNTVISKIWERTPILMITCLDDEESVNRAFDAGATDYVTKPIHWPVLRQRLRRLLQQAQVYKQLEAANQALHHLANVDGLTELANRRRFDDYLNTQWINLAQEGSPLSMILCDIDFFKFYNDRYGHPAGDVCLQKVGAVLSLKVQKHQDLVARYGGEEFAVIMPHTPASGAVHVASVIQAGVKDLQIVHDGSAVSQYVTLSMGVATVVPNWESSPSDLIVMADKALYQAKAGGRDRFISSS